The nucleotide sequence CCTCGGTCACCAGCGACGCAAAGGCCAGTGCCTCGGCGTGCCCCCAGTCGATCCCGCCCGCCGCGCCTAACGCTTCGCGCCGGCGCTCGAGCTGCTTGGCCAGTCGCGGGTGCGGGGTGAAGTCGCTCGGCCAGGTGAGCAGGCGCTCGTTGAGGGCGACGAGCGTCTCGGCGCGCACGGCGGTGTCGATGGACGGGATCGACCCCGGCGTGGGGCGCATCGGTTCCGGTTCGTCGTGGTCGAGGTCGACCGACTTGCGGGACTCGGCGAGGAGCGCGTCGCAGCGATCCTGCTGTGCCTTGTCCAGCGCCTCCACCTGCTCGGCGGTCACGACCCCCTCGGCCACCAGGCGCTGCGCCCACACCTGGCGTGCGGTGGGATGCTGGCGGACCTTGGCGTAGAGCGCCGGCTGCGTGTAGGTAGGCTCGTCGCCCTCGTTATGCCCCCAACGACGATAGCCCACGAGGTCGACGAGGAAGTCCTTCCCGAAGGTGTCACGATACATGATGCCGAGCCGCACCGCGGCGATGCACGCCTCGGCGTCGTCGGCGTTCACGTGCACGATCGGGATCTCGAAGCCCTTGGCCAGGTCCGACGCGTACCACGTGGAGCGCGAGTCCGACGGGTTGGTCGTGAAGCCGACCTGGTTGTTGACGATGAGGTGCAGCGTGCCGCCGATGCGGTAGCCGCGCAGCTTGGACATGTTGAGCGTCTCGGCCACCGCCCCCTCGCCCGGGAAGGCGGCATCGCCATGGATGACGACGGGGAGGACCGAGCGCTCCGAGCCGCCTAACGCGGCAATGCGTGCCCGCGCCACGCCGGTGAGCACCGGGTTCACCACCTCGAGGTGGCTCGGGTTGGGGACGAGCGCGACCGAGACCGAGCGCCCATCGGCGAACGACTTGGTGGTGGTGGCCCCCAGGTGGTACTTCACGTCGCCCGTCTCGCTGCTGCCCAGCTCCGCATGCCGGCCGTCGAACTCGTTGAAGATCGTCCCGTACGGCTTGTCGAGGATATGGGCCAGCACGTTGACGCGCCCGCGGTGCGCCATCCCGATGACGACCTCGCGCGTTCCGCGCTGCGACGACTCGTCGATGGCCGCATCGAGCATCGGCACCATGGCATCGGTCCCCTCGATGCTGAAGCGCTTCATGTTGACCCAGGCGCGGGCGATGAACCGCTCGAAGCCGTCCACCTCCGTCAACCGCGCCAGCGTCGCCTCCTTCTCCGCCGGCGACATCGCCAGGCGCAACCCCTCGTGCTCGAGCACCTGGCGGAACCACTCACGCTCGACCTCCTCCTCGAGGTGCCCGACCTCGATGGCCAGGCGCGAGGAGTAGGTCGCGCGCAGCCGCGCCGCCACGTCGGCCGCCGTCCCCCCCGGGATGCCTAACGCCTCCGACGGCACCTCGGCCAGGTCGCCCTCGCTGATCCCGTGAAACGACGGCGCCAGTTCGGCCGCACCGGCCGGCGGCGTGCCCAGCGGGTCGAGCGGCACCGCCAGGTGTCCGTACTGCCGGATCGCCATCGCCAGCGACGAGGCGCCGGCCACCTTGCGAAGGAACGCCGGATCGGCCGCGGCGTCGGGCGCCAGTAACGGGAGCTCGCCCGGCGGCGACGCACTCCCGCCGCCCAGCGCCTCGGCCATCTGGAAGAACTGCCGCCACGAAGCCTCCACCGACGCCGGATCGCGCCGGTAGGATTCGAAGACTTCGGCGATGTACGCGTCGTTGTAGACGCCGGTGATGGGATCGCGTGACATGGTGGCCAATTTAACCTCTTGTGGCCGACCGCACAGCGACTGCACGGCGACCGCACACCGGCCGTGCGCCGGACACTCGAGGACCGCACAACGACGACGCACCGAACACGCGCCGAGGCGCGCCTACGCGCCGGGTACGTCGCCCACCGCGAAAGTCACCGGGATCCCGCCATTGCTCGTCGTCACGACGTCCCGGAGCGCGAGCCCCAACTGTCCGGTGAGTCGACGGTCGGCTGAGACGACGGCGACGCGCCATCCCGGGAACCCTGCACGCAGGACCGCCCCGGTCCGCGCGTAGAGGTTGCGCAATTCCCCGGTGGCCCCCACGCGCACACCGTACGGCGGATTGGTGACGACCGCCCCCACCGCCCCCACCGCCCCCTTCGTCACCACCGCCTCCCCCGCCGCGCCCTCGTGAGGCGGCGCGGCCAGCGAGACTGGGCGCACCGCAAAGGTGATGTCGGCGGCAACGCCGGCGCGCTCGGCGTTCTGGCGCGCCCCGTCCACCGCGCCGGCATCGCGATCGCTGGCCACAATCGGTGCGCCGGCGTGGGGAAGCTCTCGCGCGCGGACATCGTCGCGCAGCCGGCTCATCACGCGCGCGTCCGCGCCCGGCCAGCGTTCGAGCGCAAAGGCACGGTGTCGTCCGGGCGCAATGCGCCGCGCCAGCAGCGCCCCCTCGATGGCCAGCGTCCCCGCGCCACAGAAGGGATCGACGAGCGGCGTCCCCGGCGCCCACCCCGAGGCGAGGAGCAGCGCCGCGCCTAACGTCTCGCGCAGCGGTGCCTTGCCCGTCGCCAGGCGATAGCCACGCTGGTGGAGCAGCGCCCCCGAGCTGTCCAGCGAGATGGTGCACCGGTCGTGCAGGAGGCGCACCACCACGAGCTGGGGCGCGAGCTGCCCGCCGTCGTTAGTGTCGTTCCCGTCGCTCGCGTCGTTCCCGACGTTCACGTCGTCGCCGTCGTCGCGGGCGCCCAGCTGCACGCCACCGACGCCCGGTGCCAGGATGCCCGCCACGCGCTCGGCCACCGCCCCCGAGTGGTACAGGCGCGACTTGCGGCACGTGACGCGAAGCGCGACGTCGCGACCCGGCGCAATCCAGCGCGACCAGTCGATGCGCGCGGTGCGCTTCTCCAACTCGTGAAAGGTGGCGGCGCGGAACTCGTCCACACGGACGAGGACGCGGCTCACCGTGCGCAGCTGCAGGTTGGCGAGGAAGACGGCGCGAAAATCGCCCGCGAAGGCGACGCCGCCCCCCTCCACTTCGCCGACCGATATCCCCAGGCGCGCAAGCTCCGCGGCGGCGACGGGGGCCAACCCCGGCGCCGTGACCGCGAACGCGTCGTAGCGATCCACCGGGCTATCGCGTGCGCTGGATGCGAAGCTGGCGGCGCAGCTCTCCCCACCAGTCGTGCACGATCACGACCGATGGCCCAGTGCCGGCATCCCGGCTGGCAATCACGCGCGTCCCCGCGATCGACGCCTCCAGATCGGACAAGTTGCCGATTGCCGCATCGTCGGCGGCGACGACGGTGCGCGTGCGCAGGACGACGCTGCGCCCCGGGGCAAAGGCGGTCTCCAACACGGCGTTGCCGTTGCGATAGTACAGCCGCTGGCCGTCGCCCGACCAGACGGGCTGTGTCCCACCGTCGGTCGACACCTGCACCGCTCCCCCAGGCCCCGGGAAGTCGCGCACGTACACCTGCATCTGCCCGCTCTCGTCAGATGCATAGGCAATGCGCTGTCCGTCCGCCGAGAACCGCACGGAGATCGGCGAGCCGTTGGAGGGCATGAGGAGCTTTGGCGTGGTGTCGCCGCGCGTGGCCGCGTAGAACAGCCCCCCTTGGTCCTTCCCGCTTGGCGGCCGGCCGAAGATGACCCACTTGCCGTCGGGTGACACGACGCTGTTGGCCATGAAGCCGCGGCGAGTCGTGACGACGGTGGCCGGCGCGCTGGCGTCGATGGCGCGCTCCCAGATCACCGCCGAATCGCGCGCCCCCGTGCCGTAGGCGAGCGTGCGCCCATCGCGCCGCCACGTGGGCTGCGAGATGCGCTGGCCGTTGGCAACGATGGTCGCGGCGCCGTTCGAGAGATCGTACACGCGCAGCTCCTCCATTGGCGTCACTCCGGCGTTCCCCGTCGCGACCACCACCGCCAGGTGCCGCCCGTCGGGCGAAAGCCGCGGGTGCATGTACGCGCCGGCGCGCAACTTGAGCGGCGTCACTTCACCGCCAGGGCCAAGCTCCACGAGTTCGCGATCGCGCGAGCCGCGCACGTAG is from Gemmatimonadaceae bacterium and encodes:
- a CDS encoding 2-oxoglutarate dehydrogenase E1 component; protein product: MSRDPITGVYNDAYIAEVFESYRRDPASVEASWRQFFQMAEALGGGSASPPGELPLLAPDAAADPAFLRKVAGASSLAMAIRQYGHLAVPLDPLGTPPAGAAELAPSFHGISEGDLAEVPSEALGIPGGTAADVAARLRATYSSRLAIEVGHLEEEVEREWFRQVLEHEGLRLAMSPAEKEATLARLTEVDGFERFIARAWVNMKRFSIEGTDAMVPMLDAAIDESSQRGTREVVIGMAHRGRVNVLAHILDKPYGTIFNEFDGRHAELGSSETGDVKYHLGATTTKSFADGRSVSVALVPNPSHLEVVNPVLTGVARARIAALGGSERSVLPVVIHGDAAFPGEGAVAETLNMSKLRGYRIGGTLHLIVNNQVGFTTNPSDSRSTWYASDLAKGFEIPIVHVNADDAEACIAAVRLGIMYRDTFGKDFLVDLVGYRRWGHNEGDEPTYTQPALYAKVRQHPTARQVWAQRLVAEGVVTAEQVEALDKAQQDRCDALLAESRKSVDLDHDEPEPMRPTPGSIPSIDTAVRAETLVALNERLLTWPSDFTPHPRLAKQLERRREALGAAGGIDWGHAEALAFASLVTEGTHVRLTGQDSERGTFTHRHAVLNDVNTGAKYCPLQHLPNATGRFEVYNSPLNEMGVLGFEYGFSTAEEEALVLWEAQFGDFANMAQPIIDQFIVADRAKWGQDSSVVLLLPHGYEGQGPEHSSARLERFLQLCAEGNMRVAYPTTSAQYFHVLRRQSRVPVRRPLVLMQPKSMLRLAAASSRLDDLVNGRFQPVLDDPQVASRDDVTRLVFCTGKLYYELVAKDHPAHLAVVRVEQLYPWPHEEVSRVVDLYPNIAEIVWAQEEPKNMGAWSYVAPRLRASAGNALIIRYIGRPERASPAEGFASSHAVEQARIVGDVHAAPIVPRRVTAPR